Proteins from one Roseovarius nanhaiticus genomic window:
- the aroC gene encoding chorismate synthase: MSLNTFGHMFRVTTWGESHGPALGATVDGCPPGVAVNEVMLQHWLDKRRPGQNKNMTQRNEPDAVRILSGVFEGKTTGTSIQLMIENTDQRSRDYGDIANTFRPGHADITYHQKYGHRDYRGGGRSSARETAARVAAGGIARAALDQLIPGVQVEGYMVRMGAMALDRNRFDRDAIDRNDFWLPDAEAAPEWEAYLQKLRKDHNSVGAIIEVTARGVPAGLGAPIYGKLDTDLAAAMMSINAVKGVEIGEGMAAAELMGTDNADEIHMGENGPEYSSNHAGGILGGISTGQEIVVRFAVKPTSSILSPRASIRMDGTPTEVVTKGRHDPCVGIRAVPVGEAMMACVLLDHLLLHRGQTGAMGPVGRIG, from the coding sequence ATGAGCCTCAATACTTTCGGACATATGTTCCGCGTCACGACCTGGGGCGAAAGCCACGGGCCTGCGCTGGGGGCGACGGTCGATGGCTGTCCGCCGGGCGTGGCTGTGAATGAGGTGATGCTGCAGCACTGGCTGGACAAGCGCCGCCCGGGCCAGAACAAAAACATGACCCAGCGCAACGAACCCGATGCCGTGCGCATCCTCTCGGGCGTATTCGAGGGCAAGACGACGGGCACCTCGATTCAGCTGATGATCGAGAATACGGATCAGCGGTCGCGCGACTATGGCGACATCGCCAACACGTTCCGGCCGGGCCACGCCGATATCACCTACCACCAGAAATACGGGCATCGCGACTATCGCGGCGGCGGGCGCAGCTCGGCGCGCGAGACGGCGGCGCGGGTGGCGGCGGGCGGTATCGCGCGGGCCGCGCTGGACCAGTTGATCCCCGGCGTGCAGGTCGAAGGCTATATGGTGCGCATGGGGGCGATGGCGCTGGATCGCAACCGGTTTGACCGGGACGCGATCGACCGCAACGATTTCTGGTTGCCGGATGCCGAGGCCGCGCCCGAATGGGAGGCGTATCTGCAAAAGCTGCGCAAGGATCACAACTCGGTCGGCGCGATCATCGAGGTGACGGCGCGCGGCGTGCCCGCGGGCCTCGGCGCGCCGATCTATGGCAAGCTGGATACCGATCTGGCCGCTGCGATGATGTCGATCAATGCGGTTAAGGGCGTCGAGATCGGTGAGGGCATGGCGGCAGCCGAGCTGATGGGCACGGATAACGCGGACGAAATCCACATGGGCGAGAATGGCCCTGAGTATAGCAGCAACCATGCGGGCGGTATTCTGGGCGGTATTTCGACCGGGCAGGAGATTGTCGTGCGCTTCGCGGTCAAGCCGACCTCGTCCATCCTCAGCCCGCGCGCGTCGATCCGTATGGATGGCACGCCGACCGAGGTGGTGACCAAGGGCCGGCATGATCCTTGCGTCGGCATCCGCGCGGTCCCGGTGGGCGAAGCGATGATGGCTTGCGTGCTCTTGGATCATCTGCTGCTGCATCGCGGGCAGACGGGGGCGATGGGGCCGGTGGGCCGTATCGGCTAG
- a CDS encoding TrkH family potassium uptake protein, with product MLDLRPVGYVIGLTVMALGCAMLLPLVVDIAEGRGHWEVFAQSAIMTILVGGLVAGACRNGVGDGLNIRQTFLLTTGVWVVLPLFGALPFMLGETALDFTDAVFEAMSGLTTTGSTVVTGLDALPKGILLWRGIMQWLGGVGIIVVAMVFLPELRVGGMQIFRAESFDTMGKILPRAGEIASRISVIYLGMTIACMMAYILTGMTPFDATVHAMTTVSTGGMANYDASFGALAPSAEYVATVFMILAALPIVRFVQLTAGTAQPLLRDPQVRGFFLTILSIVGTLTLWQFFQRAHFTEETFREVLFNVVSIMTGTGYASENYMLWGPFAVSIFFFVGLIGGCAGSTSCSVKIFRYQLLFASIRVQLARIRAPHGIFIPRYAGKTVGDDVLNSVMSFFVFFTVSLGLIAVLLGLTGLDFITALSGAATALGNIGPGLGDTIGPAGNFATLNDTAKWILTAAMLIGRLELLAVYALFTVTFWRI from the coding sequence ATGCTGGATCTGCGCCCGGTGGGCTATGTGATCGGATTGACGGTGATGGCCCTGGGCTGCGCCATGCTGTTGCCGCTGGTGGTGGATATCGCAGAGGGGCGCGGCCATTGGGAAGTGTTTGCCCAATCCGCGATCATGACGATCCTCGTCGGCGGTCTTGTCGCCGGGGCCTGCCGTAACGGCGTGGGAGACGGCCTGAATATCCGACAAACTTTCCTTTTAACGACGGGTGTCTGGGTTGTTCTGCCACTCTTTGGCGCGCTACCTTTCATGCTGGGCGAGACCGCGCTCGATTTCACCGATGCGGTGTTCGAGGCGATGTCGGGCCTCACAACCACCGGCTCGACTGTGGTGACGGGGCTCGATGCGCTACCCAAAGGGATTCTGCTCTGGCGCGGTATCATGCAATGGCTGGGCGGGGTCGGCATCATTGTCGTCGCCATGGTGTTCCTGCCGGAACTGCGCGTCGGCGGCATGCAGATCTTTCGCGCCGAATCGTTCGACACCATGGGCAAGATCCTGCCCCGCGCGGGCGAGATCGCCAGCCGCATTTCGGTGATCTATCTGGGCATGACCATCGCCTGCATGATGGCCTATATCCTGACCGGCATGACGCCCTTCGATGCCACCGTGCACGCGATGACGACCGTATCGACCGGTGGAATGGCCAATTACGACGCGTCCTTCGGCGCGCTTGCGCCCTCGGCGGAATACGTGGCCACCGTCTTCATGATCCTGGCCGCGCTGCCCATCGTACGCTTTGTTCAGCTGACGGCGGGCACGGCGCAGCCATTGCTGCGCGATCCGCAAGTGCGCGGCTTTTTCCTGACGATCCTCAGCATCGTCGGCACCTTGACCCTGTGGCAGTTCTTTCAGCGCGCGCATTTCACCGAAGAGACCTTCCGCGAAGTGCTGTTCAACGTCGTCTCAATCATGACCGGCACCGGCTATGCCAGCGAGAATTACATGCTCTGGGGGCCTTTCGCGGTCTCGATCTTCTTCTTCGTCGGCCTCATCGGCGGCTGCGCTGGCTCGACCTCCTGCTCGGTCAAGATCTTCCGGTATCAGCTTCTCTTCGCGTCGATCCGCGTGCAGCTTGCCCGCATTCGAGCGCCGCATGGCATTTTCATTCCGCGCTACGCAGGCAAGACCGTGGGCGATGACGTGCTGAATTCGGTCATGTCCTTCTTCGTCTTCTTCACCGTCAGCCTTGGCCTCATCGCCGTTCTGCTGGGGCTGACAGGCCTCGATTTCATCACCGCCCTCTCGGGCGCGGCCACGGCGCTGGGCAATATCGGGCCGGGCCTCGGCGACACGATCGGGCCCGCCGGCAATTTCGCCACGCTCAACGATACCGCCAAGTGGATCCTGACCGCCGCCATGCTGATCGGCCGGCTGGAGCTTCTGGCCGTTTATGCACTCTTCACCGTCACCTTCTGGAGGATCTGA
- the ald gene encoding alanine dehydrogenase, with amino-acid sequence MKIGCPTEIKSQEFRVGVTPNAAMEAVARGHEVLVQSGAGIGAGFTDDDYTAAGAKILGSAKEVFDAADMIVKVKEPQAGERKMLREGQILFTFLHLAPDPDQTHDLIASGATCIAYETVTDGKGGLPLLAPMSEVAGRLAPQTGSWALQKANGGSGVLMGGVPGVRPANVAIIGGGVVGAAAARVAVGMGANVTVLDRSVPRLSYLDDVFMGRLTTQYSDKGAVEELLPRMDMVVGAVLIPGAAAPKLVSREQLSLMKPGSVLVDVAIDQGGCFETSKATTHQDPIYEVDGIVHYCVANMPGAVARTSTIALGNATMPHMLALADKGWKKACADDPHLLAGLNVHAGQLTYEAVGEALGIDWVKPESLL; translated from the coding sequence ATGAAGATCGGTTGCCCGACAGAAATCAAATCGCAGGAATTCCGGGTGGGCGTCACGCCCAACGCCGCGATGGAGGCCGTGGCGCGCGGTCACGAGGTGCTTGTCCAGTCAGGCGCGGGGATTGGCGCGGGCTTCACGGACGACGACTATACCGCTGCCGGGGCCAAGATCCTCGGCTCGGCCAAGGAGGTGTTCGACGCCGCCGACATGATCGTCAAGGTCAAGGAGCCGCAGGCGGGCGAGCGCAAGATGCTGCGCGAGGGGCAGATCCTGTTCACGTTCCTGCATCTCGCCCCCGATCCGGACCAGACGCATGATCTGATCGCCTCGGGCGCCACCTGCATCGCCTATGAGACGGTCACGGATGGCAAGGGCGGCCTGCCCCTGCTGGCGCCGATGTCCGAGGTTGCGGGCCGTCTGGCGCCGCAGACCGGATCCTGGGCATTGCAGAAGGCCAATGGCGGCAGCGGCGTTCTGATGGGCGGCGTTCCGGGTGTGCGCCCGGCCAATGTCGCCATCATCGGTGGCGGCGTTGTCGGCGCGGCGGCGGCGCGCGTGGCTGTCGGTATGGGCGCGAATGTGACCGTGCTCGACCGGTCGGTGCCACGGCTGTCATATCTCGATGACGTGTTCATGGGCCGTCTGACCACGCAATATTCCGACAAGGGTGCCGTTGAAGAACTGTTGCCGCGCATGGATATGGTCGTCGGTGCCGTGCTCATCCCCGGCGCCGCCGCGCCCAAGCTGGTCAGTCGCGAGCAGCTGTCGCTGATGAAGCCCGGCTCGGTTCTGGTGGACGTGGCCATCGATCAGGGTGGCTGTTTCGAGACGTCCAAGGCGACGACGCATCAGGACCCGATCTATGAGGTGGACGGGATCGTGCATTACTGCGTCGCCAACATGCCCGGCGCGGTCGCGCGCACCTCGACCATCGCGCTGGGCAACGCGACCATGCCGCATATGCTGGCGCTGGCCGACAAGGGCTGGAAGAAGGCTTGCGCGGATGATCCGCATCTTCTGGCGGGTCTCAATGTCCATGCAGGGCAGTTGACCTATGAGGCCGTGGGCGAGGCGCTGGGCATCGATTGGGTCAAGCCCGAGTCGCTGCTGTGA
- a CDS encoding thiamine pyrophosphate-binding protein translates to MSDTSRSRPLGAQISHMLKSRGVDTIFGIPGVHNQEMYRGIEEAGIRHLLARHEQGAGFMADGYARASGKPGVAYVITGPGLCNTMTPMGQAYSDSVPVLVLSSCLDETAATRGQLHQMLDQEAAGATVADWSYTAHTASAAYSLIDRALTEFQTARPRTKHIQVPIQALVAEADPAPDAAPKVTRTPQSLPDGIAERIKAAKRPLFILGGGSVRASDAARAALRTLRAASFPTYAGRGVVSVKDDPLHYSGFLGRPESASVAASADLVIVVGSELSEMDLWRDKLGHEGDMIRVDIDPEVLGQTPGSIAVQMTAQDFFAGLNAALEGHQANTSWTESEVADARKRWRAESDSERTGIVRVCDALIEVMPEDTMYFSDMTQFAYTGKEVWDMHRPGHWHHPYGFGTLGYALPAGIGGAAARPGLPTVVIAGDYGFQYTVQELGTAVEVGQPLPILLWDNGKLKEIEDSMVAAQIAPNSVIAHNPDFCALAEAYGAKSAAPKSLGELQEAVKAAFKADGPTLIYMTADMAD, encoded by the coding sequence ATGTCCGATACATCCCGCAGCCGCCCCTTGGGCGCACAAATCTCGCATATGCTGAAATCGCGCGGGGTCGATACGATCTTCGGCATTCCGGGCGTGCATAACCAGGAAATGTATCGCGGCATCGAGGAGGCCGGCATTCGCCACCTTCTGGCCCGGCACGAGCAGGGCGCGGGCTTCATGGCCGATGGCTATGCGCGCGCCAGTGGCAAGCCGGGCGTGGCCTATGTCATCACCGGGCCGGGCCTGTGCAACACCATGACACCGATGGGCCAGGCCTATTCGGATAGCGTTCCGGTGCTGGTCCTGTCGTCCTGCCTGGACGAGACGGCGGCGACGCGCGGCCAGCTGCACCAGATGCTGGACCAAGAGGCGGCAGGCGCAACGGTGGCGGACTGGTCCTATACTGCCCATACCGCCAGCGCCGCCTACAGCCTGATCGACCGCGCGCTGACCGAATTCCAGACCGCGCGCCCGCGCACCAAGCATATCCAGGTGCCCATTCAGGCGCTGGTGGCCGAGGCGGACCCCGCGCCCGATGCGGCGCCCAAGGTCACGCGCACGCCCCAATCCTTGCCGGACGGCATCGCCGAGCGCATCAAGGCAGCCAAGCGCCCGCTCTTCATTCTCGGCGGCGGCTCGGTGCGCGCCTCGGATGCCGCGCGCGCCGCGCTGCGCACGCTGCGGGCAGCCAGCTTTCCAACCTATGCCGGGCGCGGCGTCGTTTCAGTCAAGGACGACCCGCTCCACTACAGCGGTTTCCTCGGCCGCCCCGAAAGCGCGAGCGTCGCGGCCAGCGCCGATCTGGTGATCGTCGTGGGCAGCGAGCTGTCCGAGATGGACCTGTGGCGCGACAAACTGGGCCATGAGGGCGACATGATCCGCGTCGATATCGACCCCGAGGTTCTGGGCCAAACCCCCGGCAGCATCGCGGTGCAGATGACCGCGCAGGATTTCTTTGCCGGTCTTAATGCCGCGCTGGAGGGGCATCAGGCGAACACGTCATGGACCGAAAGCGAGGTCGCCGACGCCCGCAAACGCTGGCGCGCCGAGAGCGACTCCGAGCGCACCGGCATCGTGCGGGTCTGCGACGCGCTGATCGAGGTGATGCCCGAAGACACGATGTATTTCTCGGACATGACCCAGTTCGCCTATACCGGCAAGGAAGTCTGGGACATGCACCGGCCCGGCCATTGGCATCACCCCTACGGCTTCGGCACGCTGGGCTATGCGCTGCCCGCCGGCATCGGCGGCGCGGCCGCGCGGCCGGGCCTGCCCACGGTGGTGATCGCGGGGGACTATGGCTTTCAATACACCGTGCAGGAGCTGGGCACGGCGGTAGAGGTGGGCCAGCCCCTGCCGATCCTTCTTTGGGACAATGGCAAGCTGAAGGAGATCGAGGACAGCATGGTTGCCGCGCAGATCGCGCCCAATTCAGTGATCGCGCATAACCCCGATTTCTGCGCGCTGGCCGAAGCCTATGGCGCGAAATCGGCGGCGCCCAAATCGCTGGGCGAGCTGCAGGAGGCGGTCAAGGCCGCGTTCAAGGCTGATGGCCCGACGCTGATCTACATGACCGCCGACATGGCGGATTGA
- a CDS encoding Lrp/AsnC family transcriptional regulator, with protein MSLDSLDRRLLAVLQKRGRISNADLAEAVGLSASACHRRVQRLEAEGVITGYVALLDPQKMGVAATVFVEITLSAQESAVLEAFEKAVARVPDVLECHLTAGTADYILKIVAESTEDFARIHRQYLTRLPGVAKMQSSFALRTVCQTTALPV; from the coding sequence TTGTCCCTCGACTCACTCGATCGCCGCCTGCTGGCCGTATTGCAGAAACGGGGCCGCATCTCGAACGCGGACCTCGCCGAGGCCGTGGGCCTCTCGGCCAGCGCCTGTCACCGCCGCGTGCAGCGGCTGGAGGCCGAGGGCGTCATCACCGGCTATGTCGCGCTGCTCGACCCGCAAAAGATGGGCGTCGCGGCGACGGTCTTTGTCGAGATCACTTTGAGCGCGCAGGAAAGTGCCGTGCTCGAGGCCTTCGAGAAAGCCGTCGCCCGCGTGCCCGACGTGCTGGAATGCCACCTGACGGCGGGCACGGCGGATTACATCCTTAAGATCGTTGCCGAAAGCACCGAGGATTTCGCGCGCATCCACCGGCAATATCTGACGCGCCTGCCGGGCGTGGCAAAGATGCAGTCGAGTTTCGCGCTGAGGACGGTGTGTCAGACGACGGCGTTGCCGGTTTAG